Proteins co-encoded in one Prevotella sp. E13-27 genomic window:
- a CDS encoding cofactor-independent phosphoglycerate mutase, whose product MKHIIILGDGMADHAVERLGGKTLLQYADKPVMDMLAKNGRTGRLITVPEGFPPGSEVANTAILGYDLNKVYEGRGPLEAASIGYDMQPDDFAIRCNIITLEDGKIITHNGGNLQTEDARKLIDYLNETLARPINEEAGFERVKFICGIQYRHLLIIKGGSKHIVCNPPHDHPNEEWKPLLVTAEKGYEHEAEETVELINKLILRSQELLPRHAYNLEKAAQCERQANSIWPWSGGYRPSMKTLMEQYPQVKTGAVISAVDLIQGIGKYAGLRIIKVPGATGLADTNYEGKAQAAIEALKKDDFVFVHVEATDEAGHDGDLELKLRAINYLDQRLIKPIVEATKLMSEPVCIAVLPDHPTPVEMRIHVNEPVPFIIYYNGIEPDDVEHYDEVSCTNGGYGLLRLNEFMQTLMKIQ is encoded by the coding sequence ATGAAACATATTATAATACTTGGTGACGGAATGGCCGATCACGCCGTGGAGCGACTGGGTGGTAAGACACTTCTGCAGTATGCCGACAAGCCTGTGATGGACATGTTGGCAAAGAACGGACGCACAGGTCGCCTCATCACCGTGCCCGAAGGCTTTCCCCCTGGCAGCGAAGTGGCAAACACAGCCATACTCGGCTATGACCTTAACAAGGTATATGAAGGACGCGGTCCGCTGGAGGCAGCATCCATAGGCTATGACATGCAGCCTGACGACTTCGCTATACGCTGTAACATCATAACCCTTGAGGATGGAAAAATCATAACCCACAACGGTGGTAACCTTCAGACCGAAGATGCCCGCAAACTCATCGACTATCTTAACGAAACGCTGGCGCGCCCCATAAACGAAGAGGCGGGCTTCGAACGTGTGAAGTTCATCTGCGGCATACAGTACCGACACCTGCTCATCATCAAGGGCGGATCGAAACACATTGTCTGCAATCCTCCTCACGACCATCCAAACGAAGAATGGAAACCTCTTCTCGTCACTGCTGAGAAAGGCTATGAGCACGAAGCTGAAGAAACCGTAGAGCTGATCAACAAACTCATTCTGCGTTCTCAGGAACTGCTCCCACGCCACGCTTACAACCTGGAGAAAGCAGCCCAGTGTGAACGCCAGGCAAACAGCATCTGGCCATGGTCTGGCGGCTATCGTCCTTCGATGAAAACACTGATGGAACAATACCCACAGGTAAAGACAGGTGCTGTCATCTCTGCCGTGGACCTCATCCAGGGCATAGGTAAATACGCAGGTCTGCGCATCATCAAAGTTCCCGGTGCTACCGGTCTTGCCGACACCAACTATGAAGGTAAGGCACAGGCAGCTATTGAGGCACTGAAAAAGGACGACTTCGTCTTTGTACACGTAGAGGCTACCGACGAGGCAGGCCATGACGGTGACCTCGAACTGAAGTTGCGTGCAATAAACTACCTCGACCAACGGCTGATAAAGCCAATCGTTGAAGCTACGAAGCTAATGAGTGAGCCAGTATGCATTGCCGTACTCCCCGATCACCCCACCCCAGTAGAGATGCGTATCCACGTCAACGAGCCTGTACCTTTTATTATATATTATAATGGTATAGAGCCAGATGATGTTGAACACTACGATGAAGTGTCGTGCACAAACGGTGGTTATGGCCTGCTGCGCCTTAATGAGTTCATGCAGACACTGATGAAGATACAATAA
- the thrA gene encoding bifunctional aspartate kinase/homoserine dehydrogenase I encodes MKVMKFGGTSVGSVESILSLKKIVEAEQEQVIVVVSALGGITDKLIATSQMALRGDDAWKAEFESMQKRHHDMVDAIITDKTRQTALLHTLDDLFEQLRSIYYGVYLIHDLSPKTQATIVSYGERLSSHIVATLINGGERFNSRHFIKTVRKQGKHVLDAEMTADLVREAFSSVCSCATATKEEGGRTVPVVPGFISKDRDTGETTNLGRGGSDYTAAIIAAALDADVLEIWTDVDGFMTADPRVIKTAYTINELSYVEAMELCNFGAKVVYPPTIYPVCVKNIPIKVKNTFNPEHPGTLIKQKIENDHRMIKGISSINGTTLITVTGLSMVGVIGVNRRIFSTLAENGISVFMVSQASSENSTSIGVRDEDAQRAVEVLNMEFSKEIVTGAMFPMHAESGLATIAIVGENMKHTPGIAGKLFGTLGRSGISVIACAQGASETNISFVVDSKFLRKSLNVLHDSFFLSEYKVLNLFVCGIGTVGGNLLEQINSQYKQLKEERRLKLKVVGIASSKKYILNRDGIDLRHYKELMDEAPLPTEKLGDAIINMNIFNSVFVDCTASADVAALYQDFLDHNISVVTANKIAASGPYDAYHRLKKTALQRGVKFLFETNVGAGLPIIGTINDLRNSGDKILRIEAVLSGTLNFIFNTISKDIPLSETVRQAKEKGYSEPDPRIDLCGKDVIRKLVILTREAGYQVEQEDVEKHLFLPDSFFNGSQDDFWKALPSLDADFEARRKVLEEEGKRWRFVAKMDGGKTSVSLEAVDQRHPFYGLEGSNNIVLLTTERYKEYPMLIQGYGAGAGVTAAGVFANIMSIANI; translated from the coding sequence ATGAAAGTAATGAAATTCGGCGGAACATCCGTAGGTTCCGTAGAAAGTATCCTGAGCCTTAAGAAAATTGTAGAGGCCGAACAGGAACAAGTGATTGTCGTAGTGAGCGCTCTGGGAGGTATCACCGACAAACTTATAGCTACCTCCCAAATGGCATTACGCGGTGACGACGCATGGAAAGCGGAGTTCGAAAGCATGCAGAAACGCCACCATGACATGGTTGATGCCATCATAACCGATAAAACGAGACAAACAGCACTGCTACACACGCTCGACGATCTTTTCGAGCAGTTGCGCTCTATATACTATGGTGTATATCTCATACACGATCTCAGCCCAAAGACTCAGGCAACCATCGTCAGCTATGGCGAGCGTCTCAGTTCGCACATCGTAGCGACCCTCATCAATGGTGGTGAGCGTTTCAACAGTCGCCACTTCATAAAGACCGTACGCAAGCAGGGCAAGCATGTGCTCGATGCAGAGATGACAGCAGATTTAGTGCGCGAAGCCTTCAGCTCAGTATGCAGCTGTGCCACAGCTACAAAAGAAGAAGGAGGCAGAACAGTGCCTGTCGTGCCAGGTTTTATTTCGAAAGACCGTGACACGGGCGAGACAACGAACCTTGGACGCGGCGGTTCTGACTATACTGCAGCCATCATTGCTGCCGCCCTTGATGCAGACGTACTCGAGATATGGACTGATGTTGACGGATTCATGACTGCCGACCCACGCGTCATCAAGACCGCCTATACCATCAACGAGTTGTCATATGTCGAGGCAATGGAACTTTGTAACTTCGGTGCCAAAGTAGTATATCCGCCAACCATATACCCTGTCTGTGTAAAGAACATCCCCATAAAGGTTAAGAACACTTTCAACCCCGAACATCCAGGCACTCTCATCAAACAGAAGATTGAGAATGACCACCGCATGATTAAGGGTATTTCCAGCATCAATGGTACTACGCTCATAACGGTAACAGGTCTGTCAATGGTAGGTGTCATCGGCGTGAACCGCCGCATCTTCTCCACACTGGCAGAGAACGGTATTTCGGTATTCATGGTCAGTCAGGCATCATCAGAGAACTCTACATCTATCGGTGTGCGTGATGAGGATGCACAGCGTGCAGTAGAGGTGCTGAACATGGAGTTCTCGAAAGAGATTGTTACAGGTGCCATGTTCCCAATGCATGCAGAAAGCGGACTGGCAACAATAGCTATCGTAGGCGAGAACATGAAACACACGCCCGGCATCGCAGGTAAGCTGTTCGGCACGCTGGGACGAAGCGGCATCAGTGTTATCGCCTGCGCACAGGGCGCATCTGAGACAAACATCTCGTTCGTTGTTGACTCTAAATTTCTGCGTAAGTCACTCAACGTACTCCACGACTCATTCTTCCTTTCTGAATACAAGGTACTGAACCTGTTTGTCTGCGGTATAGGCACCGTTGGCGGCAACCTCTTGGAGCAAATAAACTCACAGTACAAGCAGCTGAAGGAGGAACGCAGGCTGAAGCTCAAAGTTGTGGGCATAGCCAGCAGTAAGAAATACATCTTAAACCGCGACGGAATAGACCTCCGCCATTATAAGGAACTGATGGATGAGGCACCGCTTCCTACAGAGAAGCTGGGAGATGCTATCATCAACATGAACATCTTCAACTCTGTATTCGTGGACTGCACTGCTTCAGCTGACGTAGCAGCACTCTATCAGGACTTCCTCGACCACAACATCTCCGTGGTTACGGCTAACAAGATTGCCGCAAGCGGTCCTTACGATGCTTATCACCGACTGAAGAAGACTGCTTTGCAGCGTGGTGTCAAGTTTCTCTTTGAGACTAACGTAGGAGCGGGTCTGCCCATCATCGGCACCATCAACGACCTACGCAACTCAGGCGACAAGATTCTTCGCATCGAGGCTGTGCTGAGCGGAACATTGAACTTCATCTTCAACACCATCTCCAAGGACATTCCGCTCTCCGAGACCGTTAGACAGGCAAAAGAAAAAGGCTATAGCGAGCCCGACCCACGTATAGACCTCTGCGGTAAGGACGTTATACGCAAGCTGGTCATCCTCACTCGCGAGGCTGGCTATCAGGTGGAACAGGAAGATGTAGAAAAGCATCTATTCCTCCCCGACAGTTTCTTCAACGGTTCTCAAGATGACTTCTGGAAGGCTCTTCCATCACTTGATGCCGACTTCGAAGCCCGTCGCAAGGTACTGGAGGAGGAAGGCAAGCGCTGGCGTTTCGTAGCGAAGATGGATGGTGGCAAGACCTCCGTATCCCTCGAAGCTGTGGATCAGCGTCATCCGTTCTATGGACTGGAAGGTTCAAACAACATCGTATTACTCACCACCGAGCGCTATAAGGAATACCCGATGCTCATCCAAGGCTATGGTGCCGGTGCCGGCGTCACCGCTGCAGGAGTTTTTGCAAACATCATGTCAATAGCAAATATTTAA
- a CDS encoding L-threonylcarbamoyladenylate synthase translates to MTKEQDIKNAIDVMRKGGVILYPTDTVWGIGCDATNAEAVKRVYEIKQRDDSKALICLVDSDARMQRYVRNVPDVAWQLIDCAPEKPTTLILDGAVNLAPNLIAEDGSIGIRITNEEFSKELCYRFQKAIVSTSANISGEPAAQNYRDIDPRIIEAVDYVCWTRRQEHQPHKPSSIIRLRPDGQVEIIRK, encoded by the coding sequence ATGACAAAGGAGCAAGATATAAAGAATGCTATTGATGTGATGCGTAAGGGCGGTGTCATTCTGTATCCTACAGATACCGTCTGGGGAATAGGCTGTGATGCTACAAATGCGGAGGCAGTCAAGCGTGTTTATGAGATAAAGCAGCGAGATGACTCGAAGGCGCTTATTTGTCTGGTGGACTCTGATGCACGCATGCAGCGTTATGTTAGGAATGTACCCGATGTGGCTTGGCAATTGATTGATTGCGCCCCGGAAAAGCCCACTACGCTGATTCTTGACGGAGCTGTGAATCTGGCGCCGAACCTCATTGCTGAGGACGGATCTATCGGAATTCGAATCACTAATGAGGAATTTTCGAAAGAATTGTGCTATCGTTTCCAGAAGGCTATCGTTTCAACATCGGCAAACATAAGTGGAGAACCTGCCGCACAGAACTATCGTGATATTGACCCACGTATCATAGAGGCTGTCGATTATGTATGTTGGACCCGTAGGCAAGAACATCAGCCACATAAGCCGTCAAGCATAATACGTCTGCGTCCGGATGGACAGGTAGAGATTATAAGGAAGTGA
- a CDS encoding Cof-type HAD-IIB family hydrolase, with product MRNDKYALFFDIDGTLVSFKTHKIPPSTIFALTQAKANGHKVFIATGRPIQIITNLGAIEHLIDGYITTNGAYCYVGDEVVSCHAIANEDVETMLEDARRYDYSCVVASETQFAVYNPHPDFDEIFIKQLSVEGLDASNMNVDVALSERILQFSPFFDVEHEKKLMQRLTGCISGRWHPAFTDITARGTDKGSALHEMAQFLGLQMNRMVAFGDGGNDLTMIREAGIGIAMGNANDVLKQAADYITTTVDDDGVLNALRHYGVV from the coding sequence ATGAGGAACGATAAGTACGCATTGTTTTTTGATATCGACGGAACCTTGGTGAGTTTTAAGACTCACAAGATTCCTCCTTCTACTATCTTTGCTCTTACGCAGGCAAAGGCAAACGGACATAAGGTGTTCATTGCCACAGGCCGGCCCATACAGATAATAACGAATCTTGGCGCCATAGAGCATCTCATTGACGGATATATCACAACCAATGGTGCCTATTGTTATGTGGGTGACGAAGTGGTGAGCTGTCATGCCATAGCAAATGAAGATGTTGAGACGATGCTTGAAGATGCCCGCCGATATGATTATTCATGTGTGGTGGCAAGCGAGACGCAGTTTGCTGTTTATAATCCTCATCCGGATTTCGACGAGATATTCATAAAACAGCTGTCTGTTGAAGGACTCGACGCTTCGAATATGAATGTTGACGTGGCATTGTCGGAGCGTATTCTCCAGTTTTCACCGTTCTTCGATGTGGAGCATGAGAAAAAACTTATGCAGCGTCTCACCGGCTGTATCTCAGGTCGTTGGCATCCGGCTTTCACCGATATTACGGCTCGCGGTACTGACAAAGGAAGCGCTCTGCATGAGATGGCGCAATTCTTGGGCTTGCAGATGAATCGTATGGTTGCTTTTGGCGACGGCGGAAACGACCTGACGATGATACGCGAGGCAGGTATAGGCATCGCCATGGGCAATGCAAACGATGTGTTGAAACAGGCGGCAGATTATATAACGACTACCGTCGATGATGACGGTGTGCTTAACGCATTGCGCCATTATGGCGTGGTATAG
- a CDS encoding chloride channel protein — MDITVESEQHVFWFTRLNQWRKEHISEKMFVLILAFFVGLLSAVAAFILHWIINEIVYLLTSQFNADSSNWLYLVYPVVGIYLTSLFVRYVVKDNISHGITRILYAISSNKSRLKSHNTWSSVIASAITIGFGGSVGAEAPIVLTGSAIGSNLGRLFRMDSRTLMLLVGCGAAGAIAGIFKAPIAGLVFTLEVLMIDMTMTSLLPILVSCVTATCFTYIFSGDSALFTFHLDNDWTVERVPACVLLGVFCGLVSLYFIRTMTFAEGIFARFKDKPYVKLLIGGSVLSLLIFVFPSLYGEGYNSINLLLNGKTEADWNQILNNSLFSGNPNALIFYIAMVLLLKVFATSATNGGGGCGGTFAPSLFIGCFAGFLFSRLWNMHEIGVYVPEKNFALMGMAGVMSGVMHAPLTGIFLIAELTGGYSLFLPLMIVSVSSYLTINIFEPHSIYSSRLAKEGKLITHHTDNAVLTLMQLDSVIERDYLSVAPDMELGQIVHKISRSRNSVLPVLDAAGTLLGEVDITKIRHVVFRIELYHHFTASQLMQEPPAKLTDSMPMVRVMKAFDRTHADWLPVVDRDGRLIGYISRQRIYMQYRKMVADMSEE, encoded by the coding sequence ATGGATATAACAGTAGAAAGCGAACAACATGTTTTCTGGTTTACAAGACTGAACCAGTGGCGAAAGGAGCATATCAGTGAGAAGATGTTCGTGCTGATATTAGCTTTCTTCGTGGGATTGCTTTCAGCGGTGGCTGCGTTCATACTACACTGGATAATTAATGAAATAGTATATCTCCTGACAAGTCAGTTCAATGCCGACTCATCAAACTGGCTTTATCTCGTATATCCTGTGGTCGGTATTTATCTTACGTCGCTTTTTGTGAGATATGTAGTAAAAGACAATATCTCTCATGGTATAACGCGAATACTATATGCAATATCTTCGAACAAGTCGAGACTGAAGTCACATAACACATGGTCGAGCGTAATAGCATCTGCCATAACAATCGGCTTCGGTGGTAGTGTGGGTGCTGAGGCTCCTATAGTTTTGACTGGTTCTGCCATAGGCTCAAATCTTGGACGCCTGTTCAGAATGGATAGCCGCACGCTGATGTTGCTTGTGGGATGTGGAGCGGCAGGTGCCATAGCAGGCATCTTTAAAGCCCCGATAGCAGGACTGGTGTTTACGCTTGAGGTACTCATGATTGACATGACCATGACCTCACTGCTGCCTATACTCGTATCGTGCGTTACGGCGACCTGTTTTACCTATATCTTCAGTGGCGATTCGGCGCTCTTTACGTTTCATCTTGATAACGATTGGACAGTGGAGCGTGTGCCCGCATGTGTGTTGCTTGGTGTGTTCTGCGGATTGGTGAGCCTTTACTTCATACGCACCATGACATTTGCAGAAGGAATTTTCGCACGCTTCAAGGATAAGCCATATGTGAAATTACTTATAGGAGGCTCAGTACTTAGTCTTCTAATCTTTGTGTTCCCATCATTGTATGGTGAGGGATATAACTCTATCAACCTGTTGTTGAACGGAAAGACCGAAGCTGACTGGAACCAGATACTTAATAACTCGCTTTTCTCGGGCAATCCCAATGCGCTCATATTCTATATTGCTATGGTGCTGCTGTTGAAGGTATTTGCCACATCGGCTACCAATGGAGGCGGTGGTTGTGGCGGTACGTTCGCTCCATCGCTGTTCATAGGCTGTTTTGCAGGTTTCCTGTTCTCGCGTCTGTGGAACATGCATGAGATAGGTGTTTATGTGCCGGAGAAGAACTTCGCACTGATGGGTATGGCAGGTGTGATGTCTGGAGTGATGCACGCACCGCTTACCGGCATATTCCTTATTGCTGAGCTGACAGGCGGCTATAGCCTGTTTCTTCCACTGATGATAGTATCTGTAAGTAGCTATCTCACAATAAACATATTTGAGCCTCATAGTATATACAGCTCCCGTCTCGCAAAAGAAGGTAAGCTGATAACCCATCATACTGATAATGCTGTGCTCACGCTGATGCAGCTCGATTCTGTAATAGAACGCGACTACCTTTCAGTGGCACCTGACATGGAACTTGGACAGATAGTGCACAAGATAAGCCGTTCGCGTAACAGCGTGCTACCTGTCCTTGACGCAGCTGGCACTCTGTTAGGTGAGGTGGATATCACTAAGATACGTCATGTGGTGTTTCGTATAGAGCTATACCATCATTTCACGGCTTCGCAGCTGATGCAGGAACCGCCAGCCAAACTCACTGACAGTATGCCTATGGTGAGGGTGATGAAAGCATTCGACCGTACACATGCCGACTGGCTGCCGGTGGTTGACAGAGACGGAAGACTTATAGGATACATATCGCGTCAACGTATCTATATGCAGTATAGAAAGATGGTCGCAGATATGAGTGAGGAGTAG
- the fmt gene encoding methionyl-tRNA formyltransferase codes for MQKEDLRIVFMGTPEFAVETLKALVENGYNVVAVVTQPDKPVGRHGSVLQPSAVKVYALEHNLPVLQPEKMKDAAFVEELHSYNANLQVVVAFRMLPEVVWAMPEYGTFNVHAALLPQYRGAAPINWAIINGETQTGVTTFFLDHDIDTGRIIMQLPFDIPDTADVEYVYDGLMYLGAEICLQTLSRIIEADGHPESVPQEDDSQISLKSAPKIFKETCQIDWNKSSKQVYDFIRGLSPVPGAWTILRSADGHDTVLKIFKATKTEKPSDNRVGQIIADKRHLFIACADCLLQIDELQLAGKKRMDAQSFVNGMKDLSSCSVI; via the coding sequence ATGCAGAAAGAAGATTTGCGTATAGTGTTCATGGGAACACCAGAGTTTGCCGTTGAGACCTTGAAGGCATTAGTGGAAAACGGTTATAATGTAGTGGCAGTGGTCACTCAGCCAGATAAGCCTGTAGGACGTCATGGCTCTGTGTTACAGCCATCTGCTGTAAAGGTATATGCCTTGGAGCATAACCTGCCAGTACTTCAACCAGAGAAGATGAAAGATGCTGCTTTTGTTGAGGAGCTGCACTCTTACAACGCTAATCTGCAGGTCGTTGTTGCATTCAGGATGCTACCCGAGGTCGTGTGGGCAATGCCTGAGTATGGCACCTTCAATGTTCATGCAGCCTTGCTGCCTCAGTATCGTGGAGCTGCGCCTATCAACTGGGCGATAATTAACGGTGAGACGCAGACGGGAGTAACGACTTTCTTCCTTGACCACGACATTGATACGGGTCGAATCATAATGCAGTTGCCTTTCGACATACCGGACACGGCTGACGTGGAGTATGTCTATGACGGACTGATGTACCTTGGTGCAGAGATATGTCTGCAGACCCTTAGCCGTATTATCGAGGCAGACGGACATCCGGAAAGTGTCCCACAGGAAGACGATTCACAAATTTCATTGAAATCTGCTCCTAAGATTTTTAAGGAGACATGTCAGATTGACTGGAATAAGTCATCGAAACAGGTGTATGACTTCATTAGGGGATTAAGCCCTGTGCCCGGAGCATGGACTATACTGCGGTCTGCCGATGGACATGACACAGTGCTGAAGATTTTCAAGGCGACAAAAACGGAAAAACCTTCAGATAATAGGGTGGGGCAGATTATAGCTGACAAGCGCCACTTGTTTATTGCTTGTGCCGACTGCCTCCTACAGATTGATGAGCTACAGCTTGCTGGCAAGAAGCGCATGGACGCCCAGTCGTTCGTTAACGGAATGAAAGATCTTAGCAGTTGTTCAGTCATCTGA
- the rpe gene encoding ribulose-phosphate 3-epimerase, whose product MVKLSPSLLAADFLHLDRDIEMINRSEADWLHCDVMDGSFVPNISFGFPVLEAVASMCKKPLDVHFMIVNPERYIAQTAKLGAMMMNVHLEACTHLHRTVQEIHNAGMKAAVTLNPSTPVSLLEDIICDVDMVLLMSVNPGFGGQKFIENTLKKVRQLKALINASGSHALIEVDGGVQGETAPRLVEAGVDVLVSGSYVFKSQDPIKTIHELRSL is encoded by the coding sequence ATGGTAAAACTCTCACCATCATTACTCGCGGCCGATTTTCTACATCTCGACCGCGATATTGAAATGATTAATCGCAGCGAGGCCGATTGGCTGCACTGCGATGTTATGGATGGCTCCTTCGTACCAAATATATCGTTTGGCTTCCCTGTGCTTGAGGCTGTAGCCTCTATGTGTAAGAAACCACTCGATGTGCATTTTATGATTGTCAATCCGGAGCGTTATATTGCCCAGACTGCTAAACTCGGTGCAATGATGATGAATGTTCATCTTGAGGCTTGTACTCATTTGCATCGTACAGTGCAGGAAATACATAACGCAGGCATGAAGGCTGCCGTCACACTGAATCCCTCTACACCTGTCAGCTTGCTTGAAGACATCATCTGTGATGTTGATATGGTGCTGCTGATGAGCGTCAATCCTGGATTCGGTGGACAGAAGTTCATTGAGAATACACTGAAGAAGGTACGTCAGCTAAAGGCGCTGATTAATGCAAGCGGAAGCCATGCACTGATAGAAGTTGACGGTGGCGTGCAGGGTGAGACGGCTCCACGTCTTGTTGAGGCTGGCGTTGATGTATTAGTATCTGGAAGCTATGTCTTCAAGAGTCAAGATCCCATAAAGACTATCCACGAGCTTCGATCACTTTAA
- a CDS encoding RNA polymerase sigma factor, translating to MKKFEGVTDEQLALLYVKGDNKAFDELLERTQTKLFTYIMFVVHDHETADDIFQETFVKVITKLQHGQYTDSGKFQFWVTRIAHNVIMDWYRSHKSEHIIEPTEDNDLTNLRCLSVLDTYRETELFNEQVLCDVKKIMNALPAPQREVVYMRFFQQLSFKEIAEMTGVSINTSLGRMRYALMNMRRMAKEHNIELALQD from the coding sequence ATGAAGAAATTCGAAGGAGTAACCGACGAGCAGTTGGCATTACTCTACGTTAAAGGAGACAATAAAGCGTTTGACGAGCTATTAGAAAGAACCCAAACGAAGTTGTTTACGTATATCATGTTCGTGGTTCATGACCATGAAACGGCAGACGATATCTTCCAGGAGACATTCGTTAAGGTGATTACAAAGCTTCAGCACGGACAATATACCGACTCAGGCAAATTTCAGTTCTGGGTAACACGCATTGCCCACAATGTTATTATGGACTGGTATCGTTCTCATAAGAGCGAACACATCATTGAGCCGACAGAGGACAATGACCTTACAAACCTGCGTTGCCTGTCGGTTCTTGACACATACCGTGAGACTGAACTTTTCAACGAGCAGGTTTTATGTGACGTAAAAAAGATAATGAATGCCCTGCCAGCTCCTCAGCGCGAAGTTGTATATATGCGTTTCTTCCAGCAACTCTCGTTCAAGGAGATTGCTGAGATGACAGGCGTAAGCATCAACACTTCCCTTGGCCGCATGCGCTATGCCCTTATGAACATGCGACGCATGGCTAAGGAGCATAACATAGAACTTGCACTACAAGATTAA
- a CDS encoding LacI family DNA-binding transcriptional regulator: protein MKPASLKDIAAKLGLSVATVSRALQDNPAISKQTRKMVMDTAREMHYSKNFIANSLRSGQLPVIGVIVPHGVTLFYSSVLDGIEQEASKAGYAVISMNSHENFEHERHNLESLRQLHVAGIIASVTQETETFDHFAALSEDHIPVVFVARDIPHKGSESPSSQGMPNHPFSSVTADSIEAAHHATDHLVEQGCRRIAILCGPSRLKMVQERKHGYIEALHDNGLPVRHEYVVYSDIDTASAIDATNTLLDLPERPDAIIALNDTLLFAAMKAAKLYGLRIPEDLALIGFSDVEYVEDVTPTLSTIEDQSHLMGQTACKLLLDHIRGQKEPVHRIIPTIQRIRESSRKK, encoded by the coding sequence GTGAAGCCAGCATCCCTTAAAGACATTGCCGCAAAGCTCGGACTGAGCGTTGCCACAGTGTCGCGTGCATTACAAGACAATCCTGCCATCAGCAAACAGACGCGCAAGATGGTTATGGATACTGCACGTGAGATGCACTACTCAAAGAACTTCATTGCCAACTCGCTGCGCAGCGGACAGCTGCCAGTCATTGGCGTCATAGTGCCTCACGGCGTAACCCTCTTCTACTCCTCTGTGCTCGACGGCATTGAGCAGGAGGCAAGCAAGGCAGGTTACGCCGTGATTAGCATGAACTCTCATGAGAACTTTGAACACGAGCGTCACAATCTGGAGAGTCTTCGCCAGTTACATGTAGCAGGCATCATAGCCAGCGTCACGCAGGAGACAGAAACGTTTGACCATTTTGCCGCACTGTCAGAAGACCACATACCAGTAGTTTTCGTAGCTCGAGACATACCACACAAAGGATCTGAGTCCCCAAGTTCGCAAGGTATGCCTAACCATCCCTTCTCAAGCGTGACCGCCGACAGCATAGAGGCTGCACACCATGCTACAGACCATCTTGTAGAGCAAGGATGCCGACGCATAGCCATTCTCTGCGGACCTTCACGACTGAAGATGGTACAAGAACGCAAGCATGGATACATAGAAGCATTACACGACAACGGACTGCCCGTGCGCCACGAATATGTGGTATATAGCGACATTGACACAGCCTCAGCCATTGACGCGACAAACACGCTTCTTGATCTTCCGGAACGTCCTGATGCCATCATTGCTCTCAACGACACCCTACTGTTTGCAGCAATGAAAGCAGCCAAACTCTATGGATTACGCATACCTGAGGATCTTGCGCTGATAGGGTTCAGCGATGTAGAATATGTGGAAGATGTTACTCCCACGCTCTCCACCATAGAAGACCAGAGCCACCTGATGGGACAAACGGCATGCAAGCTGCTTCTTGACCATATAAGAGGACAGAAAGAGCCTGTACACCGCATAATACCTACAATCCAACGGATAAGGGAAAGTAGTCGCAAAAAATAG
- a CDS encoding DUF5606 domain-containing protein, whose protein sequence is MQQTILAISGKPGLYKLVSRGNNNLIVEALDSTHRRQPAFGTDRITSLGDIAMFTDDEDIALMEVFEKVKELEGGKKASIDFKKASGDDLRDYFAKVLPNFDRDRVHNSDIKKLIQWYNILIENGITDFKDEEKAETATEEKAAE, encoded by the coding sequence ATGCAACAGACAATTTTAGCAATTTCCGGAAAGCCCGGACTCTACAAATTAGTTTCTCGTGGAAACAACAACCTTATCGTAGAAGCACTCGACAGCACACATCGCCGTCAGCCTGCTTTTGGCACAGACCGCATCACATCACTCGGCGACATAGCTATGTTCACTGATGATGAAGACATAGCACTGATGGAAGTCTTCGAGAAGGTAAAAGAACTCGAAGGGGGCAAAAAGGCAAGCATAGACTTCAAGAAAGCCAGTGGTGACGATCTGCGCGACTATTTCGCAAAGGTTCTCCCTAACTTCGACCGCGACCGCGTACATAACAGTGACATCAAGAAGCTCATTCAGTGGTACAACATTCTCATTGAAAACGGAATCACCGATTTCAAGGATGAAGAAAAAGCTGAAACTGCTACTGAAGAGAAGGCAGCAGAATAA